Part of the Caldilineales bacterium genome, GATGTCGAGGCTGATGCCTTCGTTGAAGCCGCCGTCGTGGGCTTCCATGGCCACATATTGGCTGTTGACATATTGGCCGCCGATCTTGCCCAGCGGCGTGAGCGAACCGGGCGGCATCCGGCGCCACGAACTGACGTGTACATCCACGCCCTGTTCGATGGCCTCTGGCCCCAGATAGCGACCCCAGGGCACGGTGCCGATGGCGATCTCGACCGGGCATTTGCGGCCATCGACGCCCAGGGCCTCGTAGCCGCGAAAGACGATGGGGCGGATATAGCAGGAATCCTGCTTGTTAGCGCGAATGGCGGACTTGGTGGCGGCAATCAAGTCATCGACGCTGTATTGCAGGGGGATGCGCATGATCTTGCACGAATCGTGCAGGCGGCGCATGTGTTCGCGACCGCGGAAGATGGCGGGGCCGCGCGGGGTGCTGTAGGCGCGAATGCCTTCGAAGGCGCTGGAGCCGTAGTGGAGTGCGTGGGTGAAGACATGGACATTGGCCTGATCCCACGGGATCAGCGAGCCGTTCATCCACATCCAATCTGCGCGCATGGGCATGGGTTGTTCCTTGTAAAGAGAGAAATTGGAGAGTAGGGGGTAGGGATTAGGGATTAGAGATTGGTTATTGGTTATTGAATCTCCAATCTCCAATCGCTAATCTCCAATAACCAATAACCAATAACCAATAACCAAACAAAAAATCCCCTCGTCCAGACAGGGACGAAGGGATCTCCGCGGTGCCACCCTGGTTGTCGGAAAGGGTGGGGCGTGGAAACCACGCCCCAAGAAATGTGGTGGAGCAGAAGGGACTTGAACCCATGACCCCCACAATGCCATTGTGGTGCTCTCCCAGCTGAGCTACTGCCCCAAAAGGGATTTCCGACCACTCGACGCTATAACGGGCTGACCCGTCGCCGACTAGGCAGGGCGTGGAGACCACACACCAGGGCGTGGAGACCACACACCAGGGCGTGGAGACCACACACCAGGGCGTGGAGACCACACACCAGGGCGTGGAGACCACGCACCAGGGCGTGGAGACCACGCACCAGGGCGTGGAGACCACGCCCCTACGTTCATCGGCGCCGCTCCCAGGCGAGTTCGGCCTTTGCGGACTCGTGACCGCCTTTGCCAGGCTTACACTCTCCCTGGCTCGCTGTCGAGTTGGCTTACTGCTCCTGTTCGCTGCGATGTTGTTGTGAGATTGTTGCCCGGGGTGCCAGGCTAGTGGAGCTGAGGGGATTCGAACCCCTGACTTCTACAGTGCGATTGTAGCGCTCTCCCAGCTGAGCTACAGCCCCGGAGTGAGTGTTAGTCTAGCCGGGGTGGGGGCTTTTGTCAAGAAAAAGAAGCGGAGCGCGCGCAAGGTTCTGCGCCTACATCCCCCAAACCGTGATTTCCCGCCCCTCGTGTCGCTCCTCGCGGCGAAACAGCTTATTTTCCCACGGCTTGCCGGGCGTGCGATCGAAGATGATGAGGTGTGATTCTTCGGCTCCGCAGCGGTCGGCATAGGCCCAGGTTTGGGCCAGGCCCTCGGCCACGGTTGCTTCTAGCGATCCGTGCAACAACTTGAGTTCTATCACCACCCGCTGCACTGGCTTACCCGCCCCCAGTTCTCCGGCCAACGGCCAGAGAATGAGCAGATCCGTTCGTTTGCGGCCCAGACCATACTCGCGTTCGATGCGACCGCCCCCGTTCACAATCCGCTGCAAGAATGCCTGCATCAGCAGTTGCGGGCCTGCTTCGCGATAGTTGAATCGTTCCACCCAGCTTTCGGAATGCTCGCGGAAGAACTGTTGGAAAGCCGAAAGCAGCTCATCCATGTTCAGCCGGCCATCTGCCCGCACATACCAGGCGGCCTGCTGCACCATCGTGTCCTGGGTCACGCTGGTGAGGGTGCGCGGGATGATCTCGCGATAGATGGGGTTGGCGATGGCTACATGGGGTTTGCGCCGGATCAAGCCCAGATCGACGACGTATTGCAGGTCGTCTTCGGGCACGTTGGCCGGCATGCCATCGCCCACCAGCAGAGCTTCGATCACCTGACGCACGCGCGCCTCGAGCAGTTTATCGGCCAATTGGTCGAGATGCACCTCCCGTCGTTCGATCAGGTTCTCTTTGGCCCGAAAAACCAGCTCGACGCTGATCGACCGGCTGCGATCGCGGCCTTCGCGCATCTGAAAACAGCTTTCGTAGGCCAGAGCATTTACCAGCCACGGCTGCCCTTGCGTCAAATCCCAGATTGCGGCCATTGCTTCCGGCTCGAATCGCTGCCCGGTCTCGCTCGTGTGCTGCATCAACAGTCGCTCCGTATCCTCGCGACTGAAGTCGCCCAGCCGCAGGGAGGCGGCCTTGATATTGAAGGCGCTGCCGCCGGTGATGATCTGCCTGGTGCTGTCCGAGCGGATGCGGTAATCCCGGACATCGCGCACACCGCAAAGAATGACGCTTTGGGGGAAGGCTTGCGGCCGGTCGAGACAGCCTGCGCGCAGTTGACGAAGGACGGTGATAAGGAGGTCGCCTACGAGGGCATCGATTTCGTCGATCAGAAGAACGGTGGGCTGGTCCGAAGCTCTGCACCAGCGACTCAGAAAAACGCTCAGTGAGGGTGCAGGCCGGGCGATCATCTCAGCGGCAATGGCTTCGGCCGTGGTGTCGCCCAATGTCAGGGCCGCTTTCTCCCCGATCTCGCGTAACAGAACCGTCACGCCCTCGCTTACGTTCTGACGATAGCCTTGCGCCACCTCGAAATTGACATAAAGACAGCGAAAGCGTCTTTGATGATTCAGGTGCACCATCAACGCCTTCAGGGTCGAGGTCTTGCCTGTCTGTCGGGGGGCGTGGAGGACGAAGTACTTCTGTTGGTCGATCAGGGTCATGACGTCTTCCAGATCGATGCGATCCAGGGGTGGGAGGCAATAGTGTTCGTCGCATCGA contains:
- a CDS encoding ATP-binding protein — its product is MRYFNTVGPVRCDEHYCLPPLDRIDLEDVMTLIDQQKYFVLHAPRQTGKTSTLKALMVHLNHQRRFRCLYVNFEVAQGYRQNVSEGVTVLLREIGEKAALTLGDTTAEAIAAEMIARPAPSLSVFLSRWCRASDQPTVLLIDEIDALVGDLLITVLRQLRAGCLDRPQAFPQSVILCGVRDVRDYRIRSDSTRQIITGGSAFNIKAASLRLGDFSREDTERLLMQHTSETGQRFEPEAMAAIWDLTQGQPWLVNALAYESCFQMREGRDRSRSISVELVFRAKENLIERREVHLDQLADKLLEARVRQVIEALLVGDGMPANVPEDDLQYVVDLGLIRRKPHVAIANPIYREIIPRTLTSVTQDTMVQQAAWYVRADGRLNMDELLSAFQQFFREHSESWVERFNYREAGPQLLMQAFLQRIVNGGGRIEREYGLGRKRTDLLILWPLAGELGAGKPVQRVVIELKLLHGSLEATVAEGLAQTWAYADRCGAEESHLIIFDRTPGKPWENKLFRREERHEGREITVWGM
- a CDS encoding branched-chain amino acid transaminase, which gives rise to MPMRADWMWMNGSLIPWDQANVHVFTHALHYGSSAFEGIRAYSTPRGPAIFRGREHMRRLHDSCKIMRIPLQYSVDDLIAATKSAIRANKQDSCYIRPIVFRGYEALGVDGRKCPVEIAIGTVPWGRYLGPEAIEQGVDVHVSSWRRMPPGSLTPLGKIGGQYVNSQYVAMEAHDGGFNEGISLDIHGYVSEGSGENLFLIRDGAIVTPPLSASILSGITRDCAITLARDLGYEVQYGYLTREMLYIADELFFTGTAAEITPVRSVDRIAVGSGSRGPITKAIQERFFAITEGKLDPHGWLDYVYAEGEWPGA